The genomic stretch GCATGCCGCGGACCATCGAGTCTGGAGTAGACGCGACTTTCTTTCTCAACTGGGTGCCGGCGGTGTTGCAGCCAGTTTCATGATGGGGGGCAAACCGATGCACGCCTACGGGTATCATCCGCTGGCCGCTGCCCTGCAGGCTGGCGATACCGACCGTGTGCTGGTCCTCATCCAACTCAACGGGGGCAACGATGGCTTGAACACCATCATCCCGATTGAAAACGATACCTATTACACCCTGCGCCCCAACATCGCCATCCCCAAAGCGGAGGCGGTGAATTTGAATGCCGACTTCGGGATGCACCCGCTGCTCAATCCGCTTGAATCTGTCTGGAATGATGGCAAGCTGGGCATTGTGCACGGTGTTGGCTACCCAGACCCCAATCTTTCTCATTTCCGCTCAACCGACATCTGGTCGACAGGCAGCAATTCGGATGAGTTTCTAAGCACGGGCTGGCTTGGCCGGCACTTTGATACGGAGAACCCCGATTTCCAGGAATCACCACCGGATCATCCGCTGGCTGTTCAGCTTGGCCAGGCTTCTTCGCTGATCCTGCAGGGACCGCTGAGTCCGATGGGGATGAATATCGCCAGCCAGAACATCCTCGAACGCCTCGCCAATGGCGGTCAACTGTATGATGAAGCCGCCGTACCGGGCAACAACCACGGCGACCAGTTGGCGTATGTGCGGACGATTGCCAATGACTCATACCATTACGCCGGCGTCATCCACGAAGCGCTCGGCATTGGCACAAACGCGGTTGCGTACCCGGAGCAAAACAACCTGG from Bacteroidota bacterium encodes the following:
- a CDS encoding DUF1501 domain-containing protein, with the protein product MRKSRPGSSLSHGRAHAADHRVWSRRDFLSQLGAGGVAASFMMGGKPMHAYGYHPLAAALQAGDTDRVLVLIQLNGGNDGLNTIIPIENDTYYTLRPNIAIPKAEAVNLNADFGMHPLLNPLESVWNDGKLGIVHGVGYPDPNLSHFRSTDIWSTGSNSDEFLSTGWLGRHFDTENPDFQESPPDHPLAVQLGQASSLILQGPLSPMGMNIASQNILERLANGGQLYDEAAVPGNNHGDQLAYVRTIANDSYHYAGVIHEALGIGTNAVAYPEQNNLATDLASVARMIKGGLPTRLYLVSIGGFDTHANQLTRHENLMDDLGRAMRAFQDDLTNSGHDECVLTMTFSEFGRRVEENGSRGTDHGTAAPLFVMGKDVNGGFFGDAPSLETLDNKGNLVHSTDFRSIYATVLESWLGVGAVAVDDIFGQSFERLDLVNGSGTGVSTETGAVTAFDLHQNYPNPFANQTT